From Methylomonas sp. EFPC3, a single genomic window includes:
- the ccmI gene encoding c-type cytochrome biogenesis protein CcmI, with product MTIEFWLAIAGLVAVALAILLPPLFKTAPLHDADGETRNKAIARQQLAELKQQLQDGVLTQSQFDAQYQELQLALLDEIQQDAPAKAALRPGTGRWVIPLLGLALPVLSLFLYFTLGEPQALAKAELAQNQAKAADNVQNMVAALAQRLQQQPDDLEGWMMLGRAYLYMQQYDSAAQAFAELNRRKPNEPAVMLHYADALSMARNGQMRGEPAALVYQALKLVPEDQTALWLGGMAKAEEGDFAQAIAYWQKLSAMLPEQDETRQQLQKMIAMAEAETQQGAGAAAAKAPVEIKIDASLAAELKTKAKPDDTLFVYAQALTGPKMPLAIVKQQVKDLPLQAVLNDSMAMQPQTHLADFKQLRIVARISKSGNAMPQPGDLLGSAEVTLDGSPTAAVSVTIDQELK from the coding sequence GTGACTATCGAGTTTTGGCTGGCGATAGCCGGATTAGTGGCTGTGGCTTTGGCCATTTTATTGCCGCCCTTATTTAAAACCGCGCCCTTGCATGACGCCGACGGCGAAACCCGCAATAAAGCCATCGCCCGGCAACAATTGGCCGAACTGAAACAGCAACTGCAAGACGGCGTACTGACCCAAAGCCAGTTCGATGCTCAGTACCAGGAATTGCAACTGGCTTTATTGGATGAAATCCAGCAAGACGCACCGGCTAAGGCTGCGCTCAGGCCCGGAACCGGGCGCTGGGTGATTCCGCTGCTTGGCCTGGCGCTGCCTGTATTGAGCCTGTTTCTCTACTTTACGTTGGGCGAGCCGCAAGCGCTTGCCAAGGCTGAACTGGCGCAAAATCAGGCTAAAGCAGCCGATAATGTGCAGAATATGGTCGCCGCGTTGGCACAGCGCCTGCAACAACAACCGGACGATCTTGAGGGCTGGATGATGTTGGGTCGGGCCTATTTGTACATGCAACAATACGATAGCGCCGCCCAAGCGTTCGCCGAATTGAACCGGCGTAAACCGAACGAACCGGCGGTGATGCTGCATTATGCCGACGCCTTGTCGATGGCGCGTAACGGCCAGATGCGGGGCGAACCGGCCGCATTGGTCTATCAGGCATTGAAACTGGTGCCGGAAGACCAAACCGCGCTGTGGCTGGGCGGTATGGCCAAAGCCGAGGAAGGCGACTTTGCCCAAGCCATCGCCTATTGGCAAAAACTGTCGGCCATGTTGCCGGAGCAAGACGAAACCCGGCAGCAATTACAGAAAATGATTGCGATGGCGGAGGCTGAAACCCAGCAGGGCGCTGGCGCTGCGGCTGCTAAGGCCCCGGTCGAAATTAAAATCGATGCCTCCCTCGCTGCCGAGCTGAAAACCAAGGCAAAACCGGACGACACGCTATTCGTTTACGCCCAAGCGTTGACCGGTCCGAAAATGCCGTTGGCCATCGTCAAGCAACAGGTAAAAGACCTGCCGCTGCAAGCCGTACTCAACGACAGCATGGCCATGCAGCCGCAAACCCATCTGGCCGATTTCAAACAACTGCGTATCGTTGCCCGCATATCCAAATCCGGCAACGCGATGCCGCAACCGGGCGATCTGCTCGGCAGTGCCGAAGTCACTCTGGACGGATCGCCGACGGCGGCCGTCAGTGTGACCATCGATCAGGAACTGAAATGA
- a CDS encoding cytochrome c-type biogenesis protein, whose translation MKYWLILMLSLHLVQARADIEYRDFKQPEQEQAYQSLINELRCLVCQNQTIADSNADLAKDLRRQVYEMLQQGKSQQDVVNFMTERYGDFVMYKPAFKLKTFLLWLGPVLFLVLGLAVVWTLRAKGASADKELSAAEREKLKKILEQGDDA comes from the coding sequence ATGAAATATTGGCTGATCCTGATGTTGTCGTTGCACTTGGTTCAGGCCAGGGCCGACATCGAATACCGCGACTTCAAACAACCGGAACAGGAGCAGGCCTACCAGAGCCTGATCAATGAGCTGCGTTGTCTGGTCTGCCAGAACCAGACCATCGCCGACTCCAACGCCGACCTGGCCAAGGACCTGCGCCGCCAGGTCTACGAAATGCTGCAACAAGGCAAATCGCAGCAGGACGTGGTCAATTTCATGACCGAGCGTTACGGCGATTTCGTCATGTATAAACCGGCGTTCAAACTGAAAACATTTTTGCTTTGGCTGGGGCCGGTGTTGTTCCTGGTCTTGGGTCTGGCCGTGGTTTGGACTTTGCGCGCCAAAGGCGCCAGTGCGGATAAGGAATTGTCGGCTGCCGAGCGGGAGAAATTAAAAAAAATTCTGGAACAGGGTGACGACGCGTGA
- a CDS encoding DsbE family thiol:disulfide interchange protein, which yields MKYLLPLLLFIALSVFLAIGLKLNPREIPSPLIDKPAPAFTLPILATPERSLSQADLKGKVWLLNVWASWCVSCREEHPLLNQLAKLNKVTLVGLNYKDQADAAQGWLARQGNPYTVSVMDSEGRTGIDYGVYGVPETFVIDKRGVVRYKHTGPIQAGDLEKLFLPLIQQLEAESA from the coding sequence ATGAAATATTTATTGCCGCTACTACTGTTTATCGCCTTGTCGGTATTTCTGGCGATAGGCTTGAAATTGAACCCGCGGGAAATCCCGTCGCCGTTGATCGACAAACCGGCGCCGGCTTTCACGTTGCCGATTCTGGCAACGCCGGAGCGGAGCCTGAGTCAGGCCGACTTGAAAGGTAAAGTCTGGTTGCTCAACGTCTGGGCCTCCTGGTGCGTGTCGTGCCGGGAAGAGCATCCGCTGTTGAACCAGTTGGCCAAACTGAACAAAGTCACGCTGGTCGGTCTGAATTATAAAGATCAGGCCGACGCTGCTCAGGGCTGGCTGGCAAGGCAGGGCAACCCCTACACGGTCAGCGTTATGGATAGCGAAGGTCGTACCGGCATCGATTACGGCGTTTACGGCGTGCCGGAGACTTTTGTTATCGATAAGCGCGGTGTGGTGCGTTACAAACATACCGGACCGATTCAAGCCGGCGATCTGGAAAAACTGTTTTTACCGCTGATTCAACAACTAGAGGCGGAAAGCGCATGA
- a CDS encoding heme lyase CcmF/NrfE family subunit has translation MIPEIGHFALILALCMALVQGTLPIFGAGKAVSGWVHVARPAAFGQLAFMALAYGCLTYAFISHDFSVAYVAQNSNTELPFLYLISGVWGAHEGSLLLWALALSIWTGLVAAFSARIPDPTRARVLGVMGLVSVGFILFLLLTSNPFERLFPAPAEGRDLNPLLQDPGLAIHPPMLYMGYVGFSVAFAFSIAALLEGRLDSAWARWSRPWTNVAWMFLTLGITLGSWWAYYELGWGGWWFWDPVENASFMPWLVGTALIHSLAATEKRGAFKTWTVLLAIFAFSLSLLGTFLVRSGVLTSVHAFASDPARGLFILIFLGVVVGGSLLLYAIRAPQVKSYARFELVSKESVLLVNNVLLVVTAASILLGTLYPLVVDALGLGKLSVGPPYFNAVFIPLMAPLALVVGIGVLLRWKSDDIKALGARLRGLIAGCIGIAVLAPLAMPFYSWGAALGVALALWTVAVSAFAFKQRLQSWSWQRLKQIPAGFYGMTLAHIGIAVFVIGISFTSVYSIERDVRLAPEETLDLFGYVFQFHGVTASEGPNYRAEQGHLSVSHNGEIVAELAPQKRVYRVQTMPMTEAAIDAGLFRDLFVALGEPLGEQGAWSLRVYYKAFIRWIWLGGVFMALGGLLAACDRRYRLPSKQTAENR, from the coding sequence ATGATCCCGGAAATCGGCCATTTCGCGCTGATCCTGGCGCTATGCATGGCGCTGGTTCAAGGCACGCTGCCCATATTCGGGGCCGGCAAGGCCGTTAGCGGCTGGGTCCATGTCGCCCGGCCGGCCGCATTCGGTCAGTTGGCGTTCATGGCGCTGGCCTACGGCTGTTTGACCTATGCCTTTATCAGCCACGACTTTTCGGTGGCCTATGTCGCCCAAAACTCCAATACCGAGCTGCCGTTTTTGTACCTGATCTCCGGTGTTTGGGGCGCACACGAAGGTTCCTTGCTACTGTGGGCATTGGCCTTGTCGATCTGGACCGGCTTGGTCGCCGCCTTCAGCGCCCGGATTCCCGATCCGACCCGGGCTCGGGTGCTGGGCGTGATGGGCTTGGTCAGCGTCGGCTTCATATTGTTTTTGCTGTTGACTTCCAATCCGTTCGAACGCCTGTTTCCGGCACCGGCCGAAGGCCGCGATCTGAATCCATTGTTGCAGGATCCCGGCTTGGCGATTCATCCGCCGATGCTCTACATGGGCTATGTCGGCTTTTCGGTAGCCTTCGCTTTTTCGATTGCCGCGCTCCTGGAGGGACGCCTGGATTCGGCCTGGGCCCGCTGGTCGCGGCCCTGGACCAATGTGGCCTGGATGTTTTTGACGCTGGGTATCACGCTAGGCAGTTGGTGGGCTTACTACGAACTGGGCTGGGGCGGCTGGTGGTTTTGGGATCCGGTCGAGAACGCCTCGTTCATGCCCTGGTTGGTCGGTACTGCATTGATCCATTCCTTGGCCGCCACCGAAAAACGCGGCGCGTTCAAGACCTGGACCGTACTGCTGGCGATTTTCGCCTTTTCGTTAAGTCTGCTAGGTACCTTTTTGGTGCGCTCCGGCGTGTTGACCTCGGTACATGCCTTCGCCAGCGATCCGGCCCGCGGTTTGTTCATCCTGATTTTTCTGGGTGTGGTGGTCGGCGGTTCGTTGCTGCTGTACGCGATCCGCGCGCCGCAGGTCAAAAGTTACGCCCGCTTCGAACTGGTTTCGAAAGAGTCGGTATTGCTGGTCAATAACGTTTTGTTGGTCGTGACCGCCGCCAGCATTCTGCTCGGCACGCTGTATCCGCTGGTGGTCGATGCCTTGGGTCTGGGTAAATTGTCGGTCGGTCCGCCGTATTTCAATGCGGTGTTCATCCCGTTGATGGCGCCGCTGGCCTTGGTGGTCGGGATCGGCGTGTTGCTGCGCTGGAAGAGCGACGATATCAAAGCGTTGGGCGCGCGCCTGCGCGGTTTGATTGCCGGCTGCATCGGCATCGCCGTGCTGGCACCGTTGGCGATGCCGTTTTATTCGTGGGGCGCCGCGTTGGGCGTGGCCTTGGCCTTGTGGACTGTGGCGGTCAGCGCTTTTGCCTTTAAACAACGCCTGCAAAGCTGGTCCTGGCAACGCTTGAAACAAATTCCGGCCGGCTTTTACGGCATGACCTTGGCGCATATCGGGATCGCGGTGTTCGTGATCGGCATCAGCTTCACGTCGGTCTACAGCATCGAACGCGACGTGCGTCTGGCGCCGGAGGAAACGCTGGATCTATTCGGTTACGTGTTCCAGTTTCACGGTGTCACCGCCAGTGAAGGCCCGAACTACCGCGCCGAACAAGGCCATTTGAGCGTCAGTCATAACGGAGAAATCGTCGCCGAGTTGGCGCCGCAAAAACGCGTGTACCGGGTGCAAACCATGCCGATGACCGAAGCGGCGATCGACGCCGGCCTGTTTCGGGATTTGTTCGTGGCCTTGGGCGAACCGTTGGGAGAGCAGGGCGCCTGGAGTTTGCGAGTCTATTATAAAGCCTTCATCCGCTGGATCTGGCTGGGCGGCGTGTTCATGGCATTGGGCGGGTTGCTGGCTGCCTGCGATCGCCGCTATCGGTTGCCGAGTAAACAAACTGCTGAAAATCGATGA
- the ccmE gene encoding cytochrome c maturation protein CcmE: protein MKPIRKQRLLLILLMLAGLGLAAFFALKAFNENLMYFFSTSDVVAGKAPNNAVFRLGGMVVKGSVQRPNADLLVRFKLSDFSQEVAVEYSGILPDLFREGQGIVAKGRLDGRGVFVAEEVLAKHDENYMPPEVAGSLKKPAEQP from the coding sequence ATGAAACCGATCCGCAAACAGCGCCTGCTGTTAATCCTGTTAATGTTGGCCGGCCTGGGCTTGGCGGCTTTTTTTGCGTTGAAGGCATTCAACGAAAATCTGATGTATTTCTTCTCGACCAGCGACGTCGTCGCCGGTAAGGCACCGAACAATGCGGTATTCCGGCTGGGCGGCATGGTCGTCAAAGGTAGCGTGCAGCGGCCCAACGCCGACTTGCTGGTGCGTTTCAAACTAAGCGATTTCAGCCAGGAGGTCGCGGTGGAATATTCCGGCATCTTGCCGGACTTGTTCCGCGAGGGGCAGGGCATCGTCGCCAAAGGCCGGCTGGATGGCCGCGGCGTATTCGTCGCCGAGGAAGTCCTGGCCAAACACGACGAGAATTACATGCCGCCGGAAGTGGCGGGTAGTCTGAAGAAACCGGCGGAGCAACCATGA
- the ccmD gene encoding heme exporter protein CcmD produces MSWDSFWYMGGYAAYVWPAYGVTALVLAANLVWPVWQRKQLFRQLAIKQKRAQSK; encoded by the coding sequence ATGAGTTGGGACAGCTTTTGGTACATGGGCGGTTACGCCGCTTATGTCTGGCCGGCATACGGCGTCACGGCGCTGGTGTTGGCCGCGAACCTGGTGTGGCCGGTCTGGCAACGCAAACAATTATTCAGGCAACTGGCCATCAAACAAAAACGCGCGCAGTCCAAATGA
- a CDS encoding heme ABC transporter permease — protein MSWIPAPVSRFFHRTSSPPHFYALADRFIPWLTAVFLLLLGAGLYGGLYLAPTDYQQGDSYRIIYIHVPAAWMSLFVYVMMAIMGGIALVWRMKLAEVMLISSAPIGAGFTFVALVTGSLWGKPMWGTWWVWDARLTSELILLFLYLGVISLYGAIEDKRSAARAVSILALVGVVNIPIIHYSVEWWNTLHQPATVSKLDKPSIHITMLVPLLLMAIAFKFYYLIAVLQAAKLELLKRETSSQWVKNMLEKQA, from the coding sequence ATGTCCTGGATCCCCGCGCCGGTCAGCCGGTTTTTTCACCGTACTTCTTCGCCGCCGCATTTTTACGCGCTGGCCGACCGTTTCATCCCTTGGCTGACGGCCGTTTTTCTGCTGCTGCTCGGCGCCGGCCTGTATGGCGGCTTGTATCTGGCGCCCACCGACTACCAACAGGGCGACAGCTACCGGATCATTTATATCCATGTGCCGGCGGCCTGGATGTCCTTGTTCGTCTACGTGATGATGGCAATAATGGGCGGCATTGCCCTGGTTTGGCGGATGAAACTGGCCGAGGTAATGCTGATCAGCAGCGCCCCGATCGGCGCAGGCTTTACCTTCGTCGCGCTGGTCACCGGATCGCTGTGGGGCAAGCCGATGTGGGGCACCTGGTGGGTTTGGGATGCCCGTCTGACCTCGGAGCTGATTCTGCTATTCCTGTATCTGGGCGTGATCAGCTTGTACGGCGCGATCGAGGACAAACGCAGCGCCGCCCGAGCGGTGTCTATCCTGGCTTTGGTCGGCGTGGTCAATATTCCGATCATTCACTATTCGGTGGAATGGTGGAATACGCTGCATCAGCCGGCGACAGTCAGCAAACTGGATAAACCGTCGATTCACATTACGATGCTGGTGCCGCTGTTGCTGATGGCGATCGCGTTCAAGTTTTACTACCTGATTGCGGTATTGCAGGCAGCCAAGCTGGAATTGCTGAAACGGGAAACCTCGTCGCAATGGGTGAAAAACATGTTGGAGAAACAGGCATGA
- the ccmB gene encoding heme exporter protein CcmB encodes MPLIRAFMAIIRRDLLLAFRRRAEMANPLFFFVLVVTLFPLAIGAQPNLLQAMAPGVIWVSALLATLLSLDSLFRSDFEDGSLEQMLLSPHALSVLVLGKIVAHWLVSGLPLLLVAPLLALFLGLPEQAMGTLWLTLILATPLLSLIGAIGVALTVGLRRGGMLLSLLVLPLYVPVLIFASGAVDRAAGGLPVGAQLNILLAMLLAALVLAPLPTSIALKMSVN; translated from the coding sequence ATGCCATTGATCCGCGCCTTTATGGCCATCATCCGCCGCGATTTGCTGCTGGCGTTCCGCCGCCGCGCCGAAATGGCCAATCCGCTGTTTTTCTTTGTGCTGGTGGTGACCTTGTTTCCGCTGGCGATCGGCGCCCAACCCAATTTGTTGCAAGCGATGGCGCCGGGCGTGATTTGGGTGTCGGCCTTGCTGGCGACCTTGCTGTCGCTGGATAGCCTGTTCCGCAGCGATTTCGAAGACGGCTCGTTGGAGCAAATGTTGCTCAGTCCGCATGCCTTGTCGGTGTTGGTGCTGGGCAAAATCGTCGCCCATTGGCTGGTCAGCGGGCTGCCGCTGTTGCTGGTCGCGCCGCTGCTGGCCTTGTTCTTGGGGCTTCCCGAGCAGGCGATGGGAACTTTATGGCTGACATTGATCTTAGCTACTCCGTTATTGAGCCTGATCGGTGCTATCGGCGTGGCCTTGACGGTCGGTCTGCGCCGCGGCGGTATGTTGTTGTCTTTGCTGGTGTTGCCGTTATACGTGCCGGTGTTGATATTCGCCAGTGGCGCGGTCGATCGTGCCGCCGGCGGATTGCCGGTCGGCGCCCAATTGAATATTTTGTTGGCGATGTTGCTGGCGGCGCTGGTCCTGGCGCCGTTGCCGACTTCCATTGCGTTAAAAATGAGTGTTAATTGA
- the ccmA gene encoding cytochrome c biogenesis heme-transporting ATPase CcmA, with the protein MENVQHATLEVRDLSCFRDERLLFSALNFEVQAGQSLLLEGANGSGKTTLLRILCGLREADSGRIIWCGQPAEQSSYYRDMAYVGHADGTKKELTVLENLKFALALGSPGKYQIDHALDKVKLAGFDDNPVHTLSAGQKRRLSLARLLITQNVLWILDEPFTSLDKQGIALIESLIADHISHGGMAVLTSHHDLRMADLNLKRIHLQACH; encoded by the coding sequence ATGGAAAACGTGCAACATGCGACGCTGGAAGTCAGGGACTTATCCTGCTTTCGCGACGAACGCTTGTTGTTTTCGGCATTGAATTTCGAGGTGCAGGCAGGGCAGTCACTGTTACTGGAAGGCGCCAACGGCAGCGGCAAGACCACGCTGCTGCGCATCCTGTGCGGATTGCGCGAAGCCGATTCCGGCCGGATCATCTGGTGCGGCCAGCCGGCCGAGCAAAGCTCTTATTACCGGGATATGGCCTACGTCGGCCATGCCGACGGCACCAAAAAGGAATTGACGGTATTGGAAAATCTCAAATTCGCGTTGGCATTGGGCAGTCCTGGCAAGTATCAAATCGACCACGCGCTGGACAAAGTCAAACTGGCCGGTTTCGACGACAATCCGGTGCACACGCTGTCCGCCGGGCAAAAACGGCGCCTGTCTTTGGCCCGCTTGTTGATCACCCAAAATGTGTTGTGGATACTCGACGAACCGTTCACTTCACTGGATAAACAGGGTATCGCCTTGATCGAGTCGCTGATCGCCGACCACATCAGCCACGGCGGTATGGCGGTACTGACCTCGCACCACGATCTGCGCATGGCGGACCTGAATCTGAAACGTATCCACCTACAAGCATGCCATTGA
- the purE gene encoding 5-(carboxyamino)imidazole ribonucleotide mutase has product MTALIGIIMGSTSDWETMQHAAQTLEHLDIPHEVEVVSAHRTPDKLFRYAETAESKGLEVIIAGAGGAAHLPGMTAAKTALPVLGVPVQSKALNGMDSLLSIVQMPAGIPVGTLAIGKAGAINAALLAAAIISNKHPQYRAALDAYRQQQTDSVIATPDPRQVAG; this is encoded by the coding sequence ATGACCGCATTGATAGGCATCATCATGGGTTCCACTTCCGACTGGGAAACCATGCAGCATGCTGCGCAGACCTTGGAGCATCTGGACATTCCCCACGAAGTGGAAGTGGTATCGGCGCACCGGACCCCCGACAAACTGTTTCGCTACGCCGAAACCGCCGAGAGCAAAGGTCTGGAAGTCATCATTGCCGGCGCCGGCGGCGCCGCGCATTTGCCGGGTATGACTGCGGCTAAAACCGCATTGCCGGTGTTGGGAGTACCGGTCCAGTCCAAAGCTTTAAACGGCATGGATTCACTATTGTCCATCGTGCAAATGCCGGCAGGGATTCCGGTCGGCACCCTGGCGATCGGCAAGGCCGGCGCCATCAATGCCGCGCTGCTGGCCGCTGCCATTATCAGCAACAAGCACCCGCAATACCGGGCCGCGCTGGATGCCTACCGCCAACAACAAACCGACAGCGTCATCGCGACTCCCGACCCGCGTCAGGTGGCCGGATGA
- a CDS encoding 5-(carboxyamino)imidazole ribonucleotide synthase: MKVGILGGGQLARMIALAGYPLGLKFIVLDPDANAGAGGLSEHLLGAYDDPALLAELAEKADVVTYEFENVPAHVAEFLSSHTLVYPPAGALAVAQDRLLEKNFFRELGIGTAPFASIDSLTDLQAAMADIGYPAILKSRRMGYDGKGQAVLRSEADLAPAWDSMQGAAAIVEGFVDFQREVSIIAARSPSGEIAYYPLSENRHRGGILRIAECRDKDPAQSLAEDYVRRLLEKLDYVGVVALELFDAGDALLANEFAPRVHNSGHWTIEGSETSQFENHLRAILNLPLGSTAPRGYAAMVNFIGGLADDGQVLGIANAHLHLYDKAPRKGRKVAHATIRTDSEAAYRAGLQQLADLAAAADDS; the protein is encoded by the coding sequence ATGAAGGTTGGCATTCTGGGTGGCGGCCAACTCGCCAGGATGATTGCGCTGGCCGGCTATCCGCTGGGCCTGAAGTTCATCGTCCTCGATCCCGATGCCAACGCCGGAGCCGGCGGCTTGAGCGAGCATTTGCTCGGCGCTTACGACGACCCTGCTCTATTGGCCGAATTGGCCGAAAAAGCCGATGTGGTGACCTACGAATTCGAGAACGTGCCGGCCCACGTTGCCGAATTCTTGTCCAGCCACACGCTAGTCTATCCGCCGGCGGGCGCCTTGGCCGTGGCGCAAGACCGTTTGCTGGAAAAAAACTTCTTCCGCGAATTGGGTATCGGCACCGCGCCGTTTGCCTCGATCGATAGCCTAACCGACTTGCAAGCGGCGATGGCGGATATCGGCTATCCGGCCATTTTGAAAAGCCGGCGCATGGGCTATGACGGCAAAGGCCAGGCCGTATTGCGGTCGGAAGCCGATCTGGCTCCTGCCTGGGACAGCATGCAGGGTGCGGCTGCTATTGTCGAAGGCTTCGTCGATTTCCAACGCGAAGTCTCGATCATTGCCGCCCGCAGTCCGTCCGGCGAAATCGCTTATTACCCGCTCTCGGAAAACCGACACCGCGGCGGAATTTTGCGCATCGCCGAATGCCGCGACAAAGATCCGGCGCAATCGCTGGCCGAAGACTACGTCAGGCGCCTGTTGGAAAAACTCGATTATGTCGGCGTCGTTGCGCTGGAATTGTTCGATGCCGGCGATGCATTGCTGGCCAACGAATTTGCGCCCCGGGTCCACAATTCCGGCCATTGGACCATCGAAGGCAGCGAAACCAGCCAATTCGAAAACCATTTACGTGCGATTTTAAACCTGCCGTTGGGTTCGACCGCACCGCGCGGTTACGCCGCCATGGTCAATTTCATCGGCGGCCTCGCCGACGACGGCCAAGTGCTGGGTATCGCCAACGCCCACCTGCATTTGTACGACAAAGCGCCGCGCAAGGGTCGCAAAGTGGCGCACGCGACCATACGCACCGACTCGGAAGCCGCTTACCGCGCCGGCTTGCAACAGTTGGCCGATCTGGCCGCTGCCGCCGACGATTCCTGA
- a CDS encoding alpha/beta hydrolase-fold protein: MNREYHHWYSPRLGRDMEFLVFGHAGAKVLVFPTRDGRFFEYENLGIVERLRNKIEAGYIQLYCVDSIDHETFYCFWRKPQDRIQRHIDFEDYVLNEIMPFMALKNPHPCVIAHGCSLGAFHAANIAFRHPHLFRKLVAFSGRFDLTLEVECFKNLFDGYYDENIYFHTPSHFLPNLACEAQLSAIRRMEITLVIGKQDPFLANNHALSRVLAEKNVPHALYEWEGRAHQGHYWRRMAPLYL; this comes from the coding sequence ATGAACCGCGAATACCACCACTGGTACAGCCCGCGATTGGGTAGAGACATGGAGTTTTTGGTATTCGGCCACGCCGGCGCCAAAGTCCTGGTTTTCCCGACGCGCGACGGTCGCTTCTTCGAATACGAAAACCTGGGCATCGTCGAACGGCTGCGTAACAAAATAGAGGCTGGCTACATACAGCTTTATTGCGTCGATAGTATTGACCACGAGACCTTTTACTGTTTTTGGCGTAAACCGCAAGACCGTATTCAGCGGCACATAGACTTCGAAGACTATGTGTTGAACGAGATCATGCCGTTCATGGCACTGAAAAATCCGCACCCTTGTGTGATTGCGCACGGTTGTAGCTTGGGGGCTTTTCATGCCGCCAACATTGCATTTCGCCATCCGCACTTGTTCAGGAAATTAGTGGCATTTTCCGGCCGATTTGATTTGACGCTGGAAGTCGAATGTTTCAAAAACCTGTTTGACGGCTATTACGACGAAAATATTTATTTCCACACGCCGAGCCATTTTTTGCCTAATCTGGCTTGCGAGGCGCAATTGTCGGCTATCCGGCGGATGGAAATTACCTTGGTGATCGGTAAGCAGGATCCGTTTTTGGCCAATAACCACGCATTGAGCCGGGTGTTGGCCGAAAAAAACGTGCCGCACGCGTTATACGAATGGGAAGGGCGGGCACACCAAGGCCATTATTGGCGGCGCATGGCGCCGCTGTATCTGTGA
- a CDS encoding acetylxylan esterase → MSLFHHNYSYDPGYGLNLSDLLTVPAPEQPLDFCNFWQEKYQRTVDIAADYSLEYQSTRAGYRVYDLHYRSTDDFKIGGWLLEPENQAITQAIVVGHGYGGRDQPDYHLQIAGAALLFPCMRGISRSRNGHLPEQPNQHVLHAIDDRNRYVIGGCVEDIWLAVTVLAAIYPQCAERIGYMGISFGGGLGALAAPWDRRIKRLHLNVPTFGNQPLRLSLPSSGSAAALKAHSQYHPHIFDTLAYYDAAVAARHANQPLHAAVALFDPVVAPPGQFAIYNAWSGEKRLFVLEAGHFEYPRQHEQDRQLVAELQQFFGVLPA, encoded by the coding sequence GTGAGTTTATTTCATCACAACTACAGTTACGATCCTGGATATGGTCTTAACCTTAGCGATTTACTGACAGTCCCCGCGCCGGAGCAGCCGCTCGATTTTTGCAATTTCTGGCAGGAAAAATACCAACGAACCGTCGATATCGCAGCGGATTATTCGCTTGAATACCAGTCTACTCGTGCTGGTTACCGGGTCTACGATTTGCATTACCGTTCTACCGACGATTTCAAGATCGGCGGCTGGTTGCTGGAGCCCGAGAATCAAGCCATAACCCAAGCCATCGTCGTCGGCCATGGTTACGGCGGCAGGGATCAACCGGATTATCATCTGCAAATCGCCGGCGCCGCGTTGTTGTTTCCTTGCATGCGCGGTATTTCGCGCAGTCGCAACGGACATTTGCCGGAACAGCCTAACCAACACGTTTTGCATGCGATAGACGATCGGAATCGGTACGTGATTGGCGGTTGCGTCGAGGATATCTGGCTGGCAGTGACGGTTCTGGCGGCTATATATCCGCAATGTGCAGAGCGTATCGGCTATATGGGAATTAGCTTCGGCGGCGGCCTCGGTGCGTTGGCTGCGCCGTGGGACCGCAGGATCAAACGGTTGCATTTGAATGTACCGACGTTCGGCAACCAGCCTTTGCGTTTGAGTTTGCCCAGCAGCGGCAGTGCCGCTGCGCTGAAGGCGCACAGCCAATACCATCCTCATATTTTTGACACATTAGCCTATTACGATGCCGCGGTTGCCGCGCGCCATGCCAATCAACCCTTACATGCGGCAGTTGCGTTGTTCGATCCGGTTGTGGCTCCGCCCGGACAATTTGCAATTTACAACGCCTGGTCCGGCGAGAAGCGTTTGTTCGTGCTGGAGGCCGGGCATTTCGAATACCCCCGTCAACACGAACAGGATCGGCAATTGGTTGCCGAATTGCAGCAATTTTTCGGAGTATTGCCGGCATAG
- a CDS encoding integration host factor subunit beta: protein MTKSELIEMLARKQPHLALKDVELAVRCVVDHLSDTLASGERIEIRGFGSFSLHHRSARLGRNPKTGDSVSLTEKHVPHFKPGKELRDMVDASREKYKIVD, encoded by the coding sequence GTGACGAAATCAGAATTGATAGAGATGCTGGCGCGTAAGCAGCCGCACCTCGCGCTTAAAGATGTGGAATTGGCGGTCAGATGTGTAGTCGATCACTTGAGCGATACATTGGCCAGTGGCGAACGAATCGAAATCAGAGGCTTTGGCAGTTTTTCATTACACCACCGTTCCGCCCGTCTGGGCCGGAATCCGAAAACCGGGGATTCGGTGTCGTTGACAGAAAAGCATGTGCCGCATTTCAAGCCTGGAAAGGAGCTGCGGGATATGGTCGACGCTTCCAGGGAAAAATACAAAATCGTTGATTAA